In one Culex quinquefasciatus strain JHB chromosome 2, VPISU_Cqui_1.0_pri_paternal, whole genome shotgun sequence genomic region, the following are encoded:
- the LOC6047229 gene encoding circadian clock-controlled protein daywake produces MKLFAVGLVVVLNLAFGSGEVASVLKVCSRSDPQLSQCITNVVDMIRPNIASGDYGPGRKAPGLDPYPIAQMKIDHGASFKCNLDDVVIEGVSKFEIKKIRQNIPEKGFNITVRLPTTFVHGKYDLNMNILLLQLTGKGPFNLTLENTLVNFKIRYFLEPKDGKEYLKFLPIDLRFKFDKAQFYLKNLFNGDPTLEQIGNQAINANPHILLEEVRPSMEAHLKKSLTAVANKVVENSTEQELLPP; encoded by the exons ATGAAGCTGTTTGCGGTTGGGCTGGTGGTGGTCCTGAACTTGGCCTTCGGATCCGGGGAAGTTG CTTCCGTCCTGAAGGTGTGCTCCCGAAGTGATCCCCAGCTGTCGCAGTGCATCACGAATGTGGTCGACATGATCCGGCCGAACATCGCGTCCGGGGATTATGGTCCGGGCAGGAAGGCTCCGGGCCTGGATCCCTATCCGATTGCCCAGATGAAGATTGATCACGGGGCTAGCTTCAAGTGCAATCTTGACGATGTGGTCATCGAGGGTGTTAGCAAGTTTGAGATTAAGAAAATTCG TCAAAACATCCCGGAGAAGGGATTCAACATTACCGTGAGGCTTCCGACGACTTTCGTGCACGGAAAGTATGACCTTAACATGAACATCCTGCTGCTGCAGCTGACAGGAAAGGGACCTTTCAATTTGACGCTGG AAAACACCCTGGTCAACTTCAAGATCCGGTACTTCCTGGAACCCAAGGACGGCAAGGAGTACCTCAAGTTCCTCCCCATCGACCTGCGGTTCAAGTTCGACAAGGCGCAGTTCTACCTGAAGAACCTGTTCAACGGTGATCCGACGCTGGAGCAGATCGGCAACCAGGCCATCAACGCGAATCCGCACATCCTGCTGGAGGAGGTGCGCCCCTCGATGGAGGCACACCTCAAGAAGTCGCTGACGGCCGTCGCCAACAAGGTGGTGGAAAATTCAACCGAACAGGAGCTGCTTCCGCCGTAA
- the LOC6047231 gene encoding uncharacterized protein LOC6047231, with protein sequence MKLLLAVSFLVILGFPYGRSFVAPVLSVCSRNDPNLEQCIINVVERIKPNVAAGDYGDGRAAPKMDPVFFKRLDITNGPGLQLNLTDVTIAGNSKFEVKRIRYNLDQRQFNITAVIPTLTIDGQYDLSMNILLMRAVGKGDFHLTLTDTVANLKMEYQVVPRGGKNYVRFNPIEMKLRFPKARFDLTGLFNGDKELEAFGNRAINENPNLLLDEVKPVFEKQLARIFTDISNSVVEGAEESELLPP encoded by the exons ATGAAGCTGCTGCTGGCTGTCAGTTTCCTGGTCATTCTGGGCTTCCCCTACGGCCGTTCGTTTGTGGCCCCGGTGTTAAGTGTTTGCTCTCGGAATGACCCCAATCTGGAGCAGTGCATCATCAACGTGGTCGAGCGGATCAAGCCCAATGTGGCCGCGGGGGATTACGGCGATGGCCGAGCTGCCCCCAAGATGGATCCGGTGTTCTTCAAGCGGCTGGACATCACCAACGGGCCGGGACTGCAACTGAATCTGACCGACGTGACCATCGCCGGAAACAGCAAGTTTGAGGTGAAGCGAATCCGGTACAACCTGGACCAGCGGCAGTTCAACATTACGGCGGTCATTCCGACGCTGACGATCGACGGGCAGTACGACCTCAGCATGAACATTTTGCTGATGCGGGCCGTCGGAAAGGGCGACTTTCATCTAACGTTGA CCGACACGGTGGCCAACCTCAAGATGGAATACCAGGTGGTCCCACGCGGGGGCAAGAACTACGTCCGGTTTAACCCGATCGAGATGAAGTTGCGCTTCCCGAAGGCGCGGTTCGACCTGACCGGGCTGTTCAACGGCGACAAAGAGCTGGAGGCGTTTGGAAACCGGGCGATCAACGAGAATCCAAACCTGCTGCTGGACGAGGTGAAGCCGGTCTTTGAGAAGCAGCTGGCGCGGATCTTTACGGATATTTCGAACAGTGTTGTCGAGGGTGCTGAGGAGTCGGAGCTGCTGCCACCGTGA
- the LOC6047232 gene encoding protein takeout produces the protein MKFCVIGFVIILNFAISFAKLAPVLRACSTSDPQYEKCVRGVIESIRPNIISGNFGEGHPKAPPLEPFSIPKLNIEHGASFRVKLTNTVIRGLGGFVLGRVRFSTEDRVINITLKEPTISLKGQYDLNMKVAIMDVYGKGDLAVNLNNTIVNLQLSYDIGKDQTIQVRAIVVKLRFDKVRVQLKNLFDGDKAMGKMANDVVNKNPDMLLNEVGPELEGFLGKLFTEIANTVIGGATVQELLPP, from the exons ATGAAGTTCTGTGTTATTGGATTTGTAATTATCTTGAATTTTGCAATTAGTTTCGCTAAATTAG CCCCAGTCCTGCGGGCATGTTCTACAAGCGATCCCCAGTATGAAAAATGTGTTCGAGGGGTCATAGAAAGCATTCGACCTAACATTATTTCGGGTAATTTCGGTGAAGGTCATCCGAAGGCACCCCCGCTGGAACCGTTTTCGATACCGAAACTAAACATCGAACACGGGGCCAGTTTCCGGGTTAAGCTGACCAACACCGTGATCAGAGGATTGGGCGGTTTTGTGCTGGGCCGTGTCAG ATTCAGCACAGAAGATAGGGTGATCAACATTACCTTGAAAGAACCAACAATTTCCTTAAAAGGACAGTACGATCTGAACATGAAAGTTGCCATCATGGATGTCTATGGAAAAGGCGATCTGGCAGTAAATTTGA ATAACACGATCGTAAACCTCCAGCTCAGTTACGACATCGGAAAGGATCAAACCATTCAGGTGCGGGCAATCGTGGTCAAGTTGCGATTTGACAAGGTTCGTGTCCAACTGAAAAACCTCTTCGACGGTGACAAAGCAATGGGAAAGATGGCTAATGATGTAGTCAATAAAAACCCGGACATGCTGCTGAACGAGGTGGGTCCGGAACTTGAGGGCTTTTTGGGAAAGCTTTTCACCGAAATTGCCAACACCGTGATCGGGGGAGCAACCGTGCAGGAGTTGTTGCCACCTTAG
- the LOC6047230 gene encoding uncharacterized protein LOC6047230 produces MLAVISLIVMLNVGAGLGELLPLIENVVCPADSANVSACIIEAVETIKEPLITGDYGDGVKGIVLDPYVINKLEVNRGPSFKASLKNVLITGVRNFQIEKLRTDLRKKKFSVAVTFPDLVVRGQYKLEMNLVLLKLTGNGPFNLTDDPLLKVNLEFYTDKKNVVFTRPVHVDIEFAHPQLYLGNLFNGDPKLEAIGNQAINDNPNILLNELKPELERHFEGSFYQIASTITKGATADELFPGY; encoded by the exons ATGCTTGCGGTAATTAGTTTGATTGTGATGCTAAACGTTGGCGCTGGTTTGGGAGAATTGT TGCCTCTGATTGAAAACGTGGTTTGTCCTGCCGATTCTGCCAATGTATCGGCTTGCATCATTGAAGCAGTAGAAACTATCAAGGAACCCCTCATAACTGGTGATTACGGCGATGGAGTCAAGGGAATCGTGCTGGATCCTTACGTGATCAACAAGTTGGAAGTGAATCGTGGTCCAAGCTTCAAGGCATCGTTGAAGAATGTACTCATTACGGGTGTGAGAAACTTCCAGATTGAAAAATTACG TACTGATTTGAGAAAAAAGAAGTTTTCGGTTGCAGTCACATTTCCGGATTTGGTCGTTCGAGGACAATATAAACTCGAAATGAACCTTGTTCTACTAAAACTAACTGGAAATGGTCCATTCAATCTGACTG ATGATCCACTGCTTAAGGTGAACTTGGAATTTTACACCGACAAGAAGAACGTGGTCTTTACTAGACCTGTCCATGTTGACATAGAGTTCGCCCATCCGCAGCTCTATCTGGGAAATCTATTCAACGGGGATCCCAAGCTGGAGGCCATCGGTAACCAAGCTATCAATGACAATCCAAATATTCTACTGAACGAGCTTAAGCCCGAGCTGGAACGACACTTTGAAGGGTCTTTCTATCAAATTGCTTCCACGATCACGAAGGGAGCAACTGCGGACGAACTTTTTCCGGGATATTAA
- the LOC6047228 gene encoding uncharacterized protein LOC6047228 produces the protein MLILTLLALVGFVGVRGYLPPSLSVCHRDDPDLDRCVIAVVNKLRTNIASGDFGDGVMVPSLDPAYIDRLDVDDGANLHAVFKNLTVTGGKNFNVDKLSVNVPDKTMNMLITLHKLKLKGKYNMKMKISLLQIDGDGDATLDITDTKFLLKMHYLLNKQKDTGRTTMKFAPIDLKVKFAGDSKFHLTNLLRNQPRLNKAANEAINESPELILEKAKPAVQQFFSKAFTEIANGVMKEAEEEEAFPL, from the exons ATGTTGATTTTAACCTTGTTAGCTCTAGTTGGATTCGTCGGAGTTCGGGGATATTTGC cTCCCTCATTGAGTGTTTGCCATCGCGATGATCCCGACCTGGATCGGTGTGTGATTGCCGTGGTCAACAAACTGCGGACCAACATTGCCAGTGGGGACTTTGGAGATGGGGTGATGGTGCCAAGTTTGGATCCGGCCTATATCGATCGACTCGATGTGGACGATGGAGCAAATTTGCATGCCGTCTTCAAGAATCTAACTGTTACCGGTGGGAAAAATTTCAACGTGGATAAGCTTAG tgtaaatGTTCCTGATAAGACGATGAACATGTTAATCACATTGCACAAGTTAAAACTTAAGGGGAAGTACAACATGAAGATGAAGATCTCGTTGCTTCAAATCGATGGTGATGGTGATGCCACTTTGGATATAA CGGACACCAAGTTCCTCCTGAAGATGCACTATCTGCTGAACAAGCAAAAGGACACCGGCCGAACGACGATGAAATTTGCGCCCATCGATCTGAAGGTGAAATTCGCCGGCGATTCCAAGTTCCACCTGACGAACCTGCTCCGGAACCAGCCCCGCCTGAACAAGGCCGCCAACGAGGCTATCAACGAAAGTCCGGAGCTGATCCTCGAAAAAGCCAAACCCGCCGTCCAGCAGTTCTTCTCGAAGGCCTTCACCGAAATCGCCAACGGAGTCATGAAGGAAGCCGAGGAGGAAGAAGCGTTCCCACTGTGA
- the LOC6047233 gene encoding uncharacterized protein LOC6047233, protein MKIFVVGLVVVLCCGSGYARLAPVLTACSSGDPDFEKCVKAVVERIRPAIAAGNYGEGQPKAPPLEPISIDQMAIDRGAGFRCKLSDVKIAGAGDFTMRRVKLNKGEKMFNVSVRIPTMLVKGQYELDMQILVLKISGRGDFSLDLNNTLCNMQLKYFFKDDSTVQFQPIAVKLKFDKARFQLQNLFNGDPTLGRVGNEAINQDPHVLLGEVKPAFEESLGKYFTDIANAAVAGASEQEILPP, encoded by the exons ATGAAGATCTTTGTCGTTGGACTGGTAGTGGTGCTGTGCTGTGGGAGTGGTTATGCTCGACTAG CCCCCGTCCTGACGGCCTGCTCCAGCGGCGACCCCGACTTCGAGAAGTGCGTCAAAGCCGTTGTGGAGCGCATCCGGCCGGCCATCGCCGCCGGCAACTACGGCGAGGGCCAACCAAAGGCACCCCCGCTGGAGCCCATCTCGATCGACCAGATGGCGATCGACCGGGGGGCCGGATTCCGCTGCAAGCTGTCCGACGTGAAGATCGCAGGAGCCGGCGACTTTACAATGCGCCGCGTCAA GCTTAACAAGGGCGAGAAGATGTTCAACGTGAGCGTGCGGATTCCGACCATGCTCGTGAAGGGTCAGTACGAGCTGGATATGCAAATTCTGGTGCTGAAAATTTCCGGCCGGGGCGATTTCAGCCTGGATCTAA ATAACACCCTGTGCAACATGCAGCTGAAGTACTTCTTCAAGGACGACTCCACCGTCCAGTTTCAGCCGATCGCGGTGAAGCTCAAGTTCGACAAGGCCCGCTTCCAGCTGCAGAACCTGTTCAACGGGGATCCGACGCTGGGACGGGTCGGCAACGAGGCCATCAACCAGGATCCGCACGTGCTGCTGGGCGAGGTGAAGCCGGCCTTCGAGGAGAGTTTGGGCAAATACTTTACCGATATTGCCAACGCGGCCGTCGCCGGGGCCAGCGAGCAGGAAATACTGCCACCGTGA